A window from Chitinophaga filiformis encodes these proteins:
- a CDS encoding SPOR domain-containing protein gives MKHLILLFSGLLIGGLAMAQDAPIASTGGVKVVKDPRLDLLIRKQIYINTLAIRNQPGFRVQIISTNKRNEASDIKARVMQLYPDYRTYMDYQAPYFKVRVGDFKSREEAADLREKLSESFPGGVFVVPAIINVSPEKEAGNEESY, from the coding sequence ATGAAACACTTAATATTATTATTCTCCGGATTGCTGATCGGAGGCCTGGCCATGGCCCAGGATGCCCCGATAGCCAGTACAGGTGGCGTGAAGGTTGTAAAAGACCCGCGTCTCGACCTGCTGATCAGGAAACAGATCTACATCAATACCCTGGCCATCCGTAACCAACCGGGATTCAGGGTACAGATCATCTCTACCAACAAAAGGAATGAGGCCAGCGATATAAAGGCCCGTGTAATGCAATTATATCCCGATTACCGTACTTATATGGATTACCAGGCGCCGTATTTCAAGGTGCGCGTGGGTGACTTCAAGAGCCGGGAAGAGGCAGCCGATCTGCGGGAAAAGCTTTCCGAAAGTTTTCCGGGCGGCGTATTTGTAGTACCAGCCATCATTAATGTGTCACCTGAGAAAGAAGCCGGGAATGAAGAATCGTATTAA
- a CDS encoding M20 family metallopeptidase, whose translation MKNRIKELAQQYAPEFVAIRRHIHSHPELSFQEYETSKFLQQKLDEFGVSYTAGIAGTGIIATIEGKNPSSKTIALRADIDALPITEANDVPYKSLNTGVMHACGHDVHTTCVLGATRILQQLKGEFEGTIRVLFQPGEEKHPGGASLMIQEGALENPRPDAILGMHVQPSMEAGKLGFRAGQYMASADEIYITIKGKGGHAALPHLTVDTILVASHLVVSLQQVISRNNNPFSPSVLSICAFNGGYTTNVIPSEVKLMGTFRAMDETWRFKAHEIIKKQATELAHAMGAEIDIEILVGYPCLYNNEAVTGKARSLAEDYLGLSNVEDTEVRMGAEDFAFYSQIVPACFFRLGTGNVSRGITSGVHTPTFDVDESAIEVGIGTMAYLATQF comes from the coding sequence ATGAAGAATCGTATTAAAGAACTGGCGCAGCAGTATGCGCCGGAGTTCGTTGCTATCCGCCGCCACATCCACTCCCATCCCGAACTATCGTTCCAGGAATATGAAACATCTAAATTCCTGCAACAGAAACTGGATGAATTCGGGGTGTCTTATACAGCTGGTATTGCGGGAACCGGTATTATCGCTACTATAGAAGGAAAGAATCCGTCTTCCAAAACCATCGCCTTAAGGGCAGACATTGACGCACTTCCTATCACGGAAGCCAATGACGTACCTTATAAATCGCTCAATACCGGGGTCATGCATGCCTGCGGGCATGATGTACACACCACCTGTGTGTTGGGCGCTACCCGCATCCTGCAACAGCTGAAGGGTGAATTTGAGGGAACCATCAGGGTATTGTTCCAGCCGGGAGAAGAGAAACATCCCGGAGGGGCCAGCCTTATGATCCAGGAAGGCGCACTGGAAAATCCCCGTCCCGATGCCATCCTGGGCATGCATGTGCAGCCGTCCATGGAAGCCGGTAAACTGGGCTTCAGGGCAGGTCAGTATATGGCCAGTGCAGATGAGATCTATATTACCATCAAAGGGAAGGGCGGTCATGCGGCATTGCCTCACCTCACAGTAGATACGATCCTGGTGGCATCTCACCTGGTGGTAAGCCTCCAGCAGGTCATCAGCCGTAATAATAATCCCTTCTCTCCTTCCGTGTTGAGCATCTGTGCTTTCAACGGCGGATATACCACCAACGTCATTCCCAGCGAGGTAAAGCTGATGGGCACCTTCCGTGCAATGGACGAAACATGGCGCTTCAAGGCCCATGAGATCATCAAGAAACAGGCTACGGAGCTGGCTCATGCCATGGGCGCTGAAATTGATATTGAGATACTGGTAGGTTATCCCTGCCTGTATAACAATGAAGCGGTAACGGGCAAAGCACGTTCCCTGGCAGAAGATTACCTGGGATTATCAAACGTGGAGGATACTGAAGTGCGCATGGGAGCAGAAGATTTTGCGTTCTATTCCCAGATAGTACCAGCCTGCTTTTTCAGACTGGGCACAGGTAATGTGTCCCGTGGCATCACCTCCGGCGTACACACACCCACCTTCGATGTAGATGAAAGCGCCATTGAAGTAGGGATAGGTACAATGGCCTATCTTGCCACCCAATTCTAA